The Hypomesus transpacificus isolate Combined female chromosome 3, fHypTra1, whole genome shotgun sequence genome has a window encoding:
- the sgpp1b gene encoding sphingosine-1-phosphate phosphatase 1 yields MMAKTTLSQVVELFHYLQDPHHVARFQQICGVRGTFSKNSAEIKDTERTHLHNNGVSIHPTSESDKCTLSGGGEGEETEGLRQRISSGLSLKPEGLGNVPQNGAAVTPGSERSGHSTGETGARDSVENVSNNVNPSEVEIGPPSVGGGNPSVLESTVKPLRKNSLTGDLGQEFIIENTFLYYLFTFGTELGNELFYITFFPFFIWNVDAYVSRRLVVVWVWVMYLGQSTKDVIRWARPASPPVVKVEMFYNSEYSMPSTHAMSGTAIPFSLFLLTYERWEYPFQVGLSLALCWCILVCISRIYMGMHSILDIIAGVSFSVLILVVFQPALDMIDNFYQTNHYAPFLIITLHIGMGLFSFTLDTWSTSRGDTAQILGCGAGMALGSHLNYRLGLMPDLPLTQLPLSPPDLSVSLVAVALLRLSLGVLLLLATRALMKALTIPLACRLFGISSGDTRKARQHMEVELPYRYIVYGTMGFNTLFLVPLLFTYLKLS; encoded by the exons ATGATGGCAAAAACCACATTGTCGCAGGTCGTAGAATTGTTCCATTATTTGCAAGATCCGCACCATGTCGCACGGTTTCAGCAGATCTGCGGGGTGCGCGGGACGTTTTCTAAGAACTCAGCGGAGATCAAAGACACTGAGCGGACTCATTTGCACAACAACGGCGTCTCCATCCATCCCACCAGTGAAAGTGACAAATGCACTCTCAGTGGTggcggagaaggagaggagacagagggtctTCGACAGAGGATCTCGAGCGGACTCTCTTTAAAACCAGAGGGACTTGGAAATGTTCCTCAAAATGGAGCAGCGGTCACACCGGGGTCTGAAAGGTCGGGGCATAGCACGGGCGAAACCGGAGCCCGGGACAGCGTGGAAAATGTTTCAAATAATGTTAATCCGTCTGAGGTGGAGATTGGACCTCCGAGTGTCGGTGGAGGGAACCCAAGTGTCTTAGAGAGCACAGTTAAACCCTTGCGTAAGAATTCTCTAACAGGTGATCTGGGACAGGAATTCATCATCGAGAACACGTTTTTGTACTACCTATTCACCTTCGGAACCGAATTGGGAAACGAGCTGTTTTATATCACCTTTTTCCCGTTCTTCATATGGAACGTGGATGCATATGTTAGCCGGAGACTGGTAGTTGTATGGGTTTGGGTAATGTACCTTGGTCAGTCAACCAAGGATGTGATTCGGTGGGCCAGACCAGCTTCGCCGCCTGTGGTCAAGGTGGAGATGTTCTATAACTCTGAGTACAGTATGCCCTCTACGCACGCCATGTCGGGAACTGCCATTCCCTTCTCGCTGTTCCTGCTGACCTACGAGCGTTGGGAG TACCCCTTCCAGGTGGGCCTCTCGCTGGCACTGTGCTGGTGCATCCTGGTCTGCATCAGCCGGATCTACATGGGCATGCACTCCATCCTG GACATAATCGCTGGCGTGTCGTTCAGCGTTCTGATCCTGGTGGTGTTCCAGCCAGCCCTGGACATGATTGACAACTTCTACCAGACGAACCACTACGCCCCCTTCTTAATCATCACCCTCCACATAGGCATGGGCCTCTTCTCCTTCACCCTGGACACCTGGAGCACCTCCCGGGGCGACACTGCCCAGATCCTGGGCTGTGGAGCTGGCATGGCCCTGGGTTCCCACCTCAACTACCGCCTGGGCCTGATGCCTGACCTCCCCCTGACCCAGCTGCCCCTGTCCCCTCcagacctcagtgtctcccTGGTGGCCGTGGCCCTGCTGAGGTTGAGCCTGGGAGTGCTGTTGCTGCTGGCCACCCGCGCCCTCATGAAGGCTCTCACCATCCCGCTGGCCTGCCGCCTATTTGGCATCTCCAGCGGGGACACCAGGAAGGCCCGGCAGCACATGGAGGTGGAGCTGCCCTACAGATACATTGTGTACGGGACGATGGGCTTCAACACGCTCTTCCTGGTTCCTCTGCTCTTCACCTACCTGAAGCTCTCCTGA
- the wdr89 gene encoding WD repeat-containing protein 89: MESVEEKFKALSIARRVQPREPTYLLDMSVQRVSGPGPGLLAVCCSNRSIHLHCKDNLSLLGEYQGHGGPLCGVSFAHRSPDLLFSGSADGTVRTWDVRRPGSEAVQVFRSDPYHHFCSFDVSCSDEVLCAGTEQVDGEDSFLVFWDGRMTKEKSCGVLGVYSESHSDDITQVRFHPSNKDRLASGSTDGLVNVFDLSQGSEEEALMATCNSGSSASSVCWSGKDLNQLLCLSHDEGMHLWDLGQIDTNEPLTVFCTPDARSLTPLSDGRPLDYLVSGMWLEEEQCLLVLGGENHGDLHVLECSGKGLRLVKSLRGGHSAMVRCFVWDTEGGALFTGGEDAQLLLWKPGTRELTSGKRDTLKSGSAIKLKSRPHKKHGYQKREEA, encoded by the coding sequence AtggagagtgtggaggagaAGTTTAAAGCTCTGTCCATTGCTCGGCGTGTCCAGCCGCGTGAGCCCACCTATCTGCTGGACATGTCCGTCCAGAGAGTCTCTGGTCCAGGACCAGGACTCCTGGCTGTGTGCTGCTCCAACCGCTCCATCCATCTGCACTGCAAGGACAACCTTAGCCTCCTTGGAGAGTACCAGGGCCATGGAGGTCCACTCTGTGGAGTCAGCTTCGCCCATCGGTCTCCTGATCTGCTGTTCTCAGGCTCGGCCGATGGCACAGTCAGGACGTGGGACGTTCGCAGACCTGGGTCCGAGGCTGTTCAGGTGTTCAGGAGTGATCCCTATCACCACTTCTGCAGCTTTGACGTGAGCTGCAGTGACGAGGTCCTGTGTGCTGGCACTGAACAGGTGGATGGAGAAGACAGTTTTTTGGTTTTCTGGGATGGACGCATGACCAAGGAGAAGAGTTGTGGGGTTCTCGGGGTGTACTCTGAATCGCATAGTGATGACATTACACAGGTGCGCTTTCACCCCTCAAATAAAGACCGGTTGGCATCAGGCTCCACTGATGGCCTTGTCAACGTTTTCGACCTGAGCCAGGGTTCAGAGGAAGAGGCCCTGATGGCCACTTGCAACAGTGGCTCTTCTGCCAGCTCTGTCTGCTGGTCGGGGAAGGACTTGAACCAGCTGCTGTGCCTCAGTCACGATGAGGGTATGCACCTGTGGGACCTCGGCCAAATAGACACCAATGAACCCCTCACGGTCTTCTGCACTCCCGATGCTCGAAGCTTGACCCCACTCAGTGATGGGAGACCCCTAGATTACCTAGTAAGTGGTATGTGGCTGGAGGAAGAGCAGTGTTTGCTGGTTCTGGGGGGAGAGAACCATGGAGATCTCCATGTGCTTGAGTGCAGCGGTAAGGGCTTGCGTCTGGTGAAGTCGCTCCGTGGGGGTCATTCTGCCATGGTGCGTTGCTTCGTGTGGGACACAGAAGGAGGGGCCCTGTTCACAGGTGGAGAGGATGCCCAGCTGCTTCTGTGGAAACCTGGGACCCGGGAGCTTACGTCAGGGAAGAGGGACACCTTAAAGAGTGGCTCGGCAATCAAATTAAAATCTAGACCACATAAAAAGCACGGGTACCAAAAAAGAGAAGAAGCGTGA
- the ppp2r5eb gene encoding protein phosphatase 2, regulatory subunit B', epsilon isoform X1, translating into MVICVDSSALVHSRAMSSAATTPPSVDKVDGFSRKSVRKAKQKRSQSSSQFRSQGKPIELTPLPLLKDVPALEQPELFLKKLQQCCTVFDFMDTLSDLKMKEYKRSTLNELVDYVTVSRGYLTEQAYPEVVKMVSYNIFRTLPPSDSNEFDPEEDEPTLEASWPHLQLVYEFFIRFLESQEFQPSIAKKYIDQKFVLQLLELFDSEDPRERDYLKTVLHRIYGKFLGLRAFIRKQINNIFLRFVYETEHFNGVAELLEILGSIINGFALPLKAEHKQFLVKVLIPLHTVRSLSLFHAQLAYCIVQFLEKDPALTEPVIRGLLKFWPKTCSQKEVMYLGELEEILDVIEPTQFIKIQEPLFKQISRCVSSPHFQVAERALYYWNNEYIMSLIEENSSVILPIMFASLYRISKEHWNPAIVALVYNVLKAFMEMNSTLFDELTATYKSDRQREKKKEKEREELWKKLEDLELKRGLRSDGIIPT; encoded by the exons ATGGTGATATGTGTGGATTCTAGTGCCCTTGTGCACAG CAGGGCTATGTCCTCAGCAGCCACCACTCCTCCTTCTGTGGACAAAGTGGACGGATTTTCACGGAAGTCTGTCAGGAAGGCCAAGCAGAAGCGGTCACAGAGTTCGTCCCAATTCCGGTCTCAGGGCAAACCCATAGAGCTCACGCCGCTGCCCCTTCTGAAGG acgTGCCAGCGCTGGAGCAGCCGGAGCTGTTCCTGAAGAAGCTGCAGCAGTGCTGTACTGTGTTTGACTTCATGGACACGCTGTCCGACCTGAAGATGAAGGAGTACAAGCGTTCCACCCTCAACGAGCTGGTGGACTACGTGACCGTGAGCAGGGGCTACCTGACGGAACAGGCCTACCCGGAGGTCGTCAAaatg GTCTCTTACAACATATTCCGGACCCTTCCGCCCAGCGACAGTAATGAGTTTGACCCGGAGGAGGATGAACCCACACTCGAGGCGTCATGGCCACACTTACAG CTGGTGTATGAGTTCTTCATACGATTCTTGGAGAGTCAGGAATTCCAACCCAgcattgccaaaaagtacataGACCAGAAATTTGTCCTACAG ctcctaGAGCTCTTCGACAGCGAGGACCCTCGGGAGAGAGACTATCTGAAAACAGTCTTACACAGAATCTACGGGAAATTCCTGGGGCTGAGGGCTTTTATACGAAAACAGATCAATAATATTTTTCTACG TTTTGTTTATGAGACAGAGCACTTCAACGGGGTTGCTGAGTTGCTGGAGATCTTGGGGAG CATAATCAATGGTTTCGCTCTGCCCCTGAAAGCGGAGCATAAACAGTTTCTGGTCAAAGTGTTGATCCCGCTCCACACTGTGAGGAGTCTTTCCCTCTTCCATGCACAG TTGGCGTATTGCATTGTACAGTTCCTAGAGAAAGACCCAGCATTAACAGAACCG gtcATCCGAGGCTTGCTGAAGTTCTGGCCCAAAACCTGCAGTCAAAAAGAA GTGATGTACCtcggagagctggaggagatccTGGACGTGATTGAGCCCACACAGTTCATCAAGATCCAGGAGCCGCTTTTCAAACAGATCTCCAGATGCGTGTCCAGCCCGCACTTCCAG GTGGCGGAGAGGGCTCTATACTACTGGAACAATGAATACATCATGAGTCTGATCGAGGAGAACTCCAGTGTCATCCTGCCCATCATGTTCGCCAGTCTCTACAGGATCTCCAAAGAGCACTGGAATCC GGCAATAGTGGCGTTGGTTTACAATGTACTAAAAGCCTTCATGGAGATGAACAGTACCTTGTTTGATGAACTCACAGCTACCTACAAGTCAGACCGCCAGCG tgagaagaagaaggagaaggagagggaggagctttGGAAGAAACTGGAGGACCTGGAGTTGAAGAGGGGCCTTAGGAGCGACGGGATCATTCCCACTTAA
- the ppp2r5eb gene encoding protein phosphatase 2, regulatory subunit B', epsilon isoform X2: MSSAATTPPSVDKVDGFSRKSVRKAKQKRSQSSSQFRSQGKPIELTPLPLLKDVPALEQPELFLKKLQQCCTVFDFMDTLSDLKMKEYKRSTLNELVDYVTVSRGYLTEQAYPEVVKMVSYNIFRTLPPSDSNEFDPEEDEPTLEASWPHLQLVYEFFIRFLESQEFQPSIAKKYIDQKFVLQLLELFDSEDPRERDYLKTVLHRIYGKFLGLRAFIRKQINNIFLRFVYETEHFNGVAELLEILGSIINGFALPLKAEHKQFLVKVLIPLHTVRSLSLFHAQLAYCIVQFLEKDPALTEPVIRGLLKFWPKTCSQKEVMYLGELEEILDVIEPTQFIKIQEPLFKQISRCVSSPHFQVAERALYYWNNEYIMSLIEENSSVILPIMFASLYRISKEHWNPAIVALVYNVLKAFMEMNSTLFDELTATYKSDRQREKKKEKEREELWKKLEDLELKRGLRSDGIIPT, translated from the exons ATGTCCTCAGCAGCCACCACTCCTCCTTCTGTGGACAAAGTGGACGGATTTTCACGGAAGTCTGTCAGGAAGGCCAAGCAGAAGCGGTCACAGAGTTCGTCCCAATTCCGGTCTCAGGGCAAACCCATAGAGCTCACGCCGCTGCCCCTTCTGAAGG acgTGCCAGCGCTGGAGCAGCCGGAGCTGTTCCTGAAGAAGCTGCAGCAGTGCTGTACTGTGTTTGACTTCATGGACACGCTGTCCGACCTGAAGATGAAGGAGTACAAGCGTTCCACCCTCAACGAGCTGGTGGACTACGTGACCGTGAGCAGGGGCTACCTGACGGAACAGGCCTACCCGGAGGTCGTCAAaatg GTCTCTTACAACATATTCCGGACCCTTCCGCCCAGCGACAGTAATGAGTTTGACCCGGAGGAGGATGAACCCACACTCGAGGCGTCATGGCCACACTTACAG CTGGTGTATGAGTTCTTCATACGATTCTTGGAGAGTCAGGAATTCCAACCCAgcattgccaaaaagtacataGACCAGAAATTTGTCCTACAG ctcctaGAGCTCTTCGACAGCGAGGACCCTCGGGAGAGAGACTATCTGAAAACAGTCTTACACAGAATCTACGGGAAATTCCTGGGGCTGAGGGCTTTTATACGAAAACAGATCAATAATATTTTTCTACG TTTTGTTTATGAGACAGAGCACTTCAACGGGGTTGCTGAGTTGCTGGAGATCTTGGGGAG CATAATCAATGGTTTCGCTCTGCCCCTGAAAGCGGAGCATAAACAGTTTCTGGTCAAAGTGTTGATCCCGCTCCACACTGTGAGGAGTCTTTCCCTCTTCCATGCACAG TTGGCGTATTGCATTGTACAGTTCCTAGAGAAAGACCCAGCATTAACAGAACCG gtcATCCGAGGCTTGCTGAAGTTCTGGCCCAAAACCTGCAGTCAAAAAGAA GTGATGTACCtcggagagctggaggagatccTGGACGTGATTGAGCCCACACAGTTCATCAAGATCCAGGAGCCGCTTTTCAAACAGATCTCCAGATGCGTGTCCAGCCCGCACTTCCAG GTGGCGGAGAGGGCTCTATACTACTGGAACAATGAATACATCATGAGTCTGATCGAGGAGAACTCCAGTGTCATCCTGCCCATCATGTTCGCCAGTCTCTACAGGATCTCCAAAGAGCACTGGAATCC GGCAATAGTGGCGTTGGTTTACAATGTACTAAAAGCCTTCATGGAGATGAACAGTACCTTGTTTGATGAACTCACAGCTACCTACAAGTCAGACCGCCAGCG tgagaagaagaaggagaaggagagggaggagctttGGAAGAAACTGGAGGACCTGGAGTTGAAGAGGGGCCTTAGGAGCGACGGGATCATTCCCACTTAA
- the ppp2r5eb gene encoding protein phosphatase 2, regulatory subunit B', epsilon isoform X3 produces MDTLSDLKMKEYKRSTLNELVDYVTVSRGYLTEQAYPEVVKMVSYNIFRTLPPSDSNEFDPEEDEPTLEASWPHLQLVYEFFIRFLESQEFQPSIAKKYIDQKFVLQLLELFDSEDPRERDYLKTVLHRIYGKFLGLRAFIRKQINNIFLRFVYETEHFNGVAELLEILGSIINGFALPLKAEHKQFLVKVLIPLHTVRSLSLFHAQLAYCIVQFLEKDPALTEPVIRGLLKFWPKTCSQKEVMYLGELEEILDVIEPTQFIKIQEPLFKQISRCVSSPHFQVAERALYYWNNEYIMSLIEENSSVILPIMFASLYRISKEHWNPAIVALVYNVLKAFMEMNSTLFDELTATYKSDRQREKKKEKEREELWKKLEDLELKRGLRSDGIIPT; encoded by the exons ATGGACACGCTGTCCGACCTGAAGATGAAGGAGTACAAGCGTTCCACCCTCAACGAGCTGGTGGACTACGTGACCGTGAGCAGGGGCTACCTGACGGAACAGGCCTACCCGGAGGTCGTCAAaatg GTCTCTTACAACATATTCCGGACCCTTCCGCCCAGCGACAGTAATGAGTTTGACCCGGAGGAGGATGAACCCACACTCGAGGCGTCATGGCCACACTTACAG CTGGTGTATGAGTTCTTCATACGATTCTTGGAGAGTCAGGAATTCCAACCCAgcattgccaaaaagtacataGACCAGAAATTTGTCCTACAG ctcctaGAGCTCTTCGACAGCGAGGACCCTCGGGAGAGAGACTATCTGAAAACAGTCTTACACAGAATCTACGGGAAATTCCTGGGGCTGAGGGCTTTTATACGAAAACAGATCAATAATATTTTTCTACG TTTTGTTTATGAGACAGAGCACTTCAACGGGGTTGCTGAGTTGCTGGAGATCTTGGGGAG CATAATCAATGGTTTCGCTCTGCCCCTGAAAGCGGAGCATAAACAGTTTCTGGTCAAAGTGTTGATCCCGCTCCACACTGTGAGGAGTCTTTCCCTCTTCCATGCACAG TTGGCGTATTGCATTGTACAGTTCCTAGAGAAAGACCCAGCATTAACAGAACCG gtcATCCGAGGCTTGCTGAAGTTCTGGCCCAAAACCTGCAGTCAAAAAGAA GTGATGTACCtcggagagctggaggagatccTGGACGTGATTGAGCCCACACAGTTCATCAAGATCCAGGAGCCGCTTTTCAAACAGATCTCCAGATGCGTGTCCAGCCCGCACTTCCAG GTGGCGGAGAGGGCTCTATACTACTGGAACAATGAATACATCATGAGTCTGATCGAGGAGAACTCCAGTGTCATCCTGCCCATCATGTTCGCCAGTCTCTACAGGATCTCCAAAGAGCACTGGAATCC GGCAATAGTGGCGTTGGTTTACAATGTACTAAAAGCCTTCATGGAGATGAACAGTACCTTGTTTGATGAACTCACAGCTACCTACAAGTCAGACCGCCAGCG tgagaagaagaaggagaaggagagggaggagctttGGAAGAAACTGGAGGACCTGGAGTTGAAGAGGGGCCTTAGGAGCGACGGGATCATTCCCACTTAA